AGTGAAATAGGGCTTCTCTGGGATTGGTATTATTACCATACAGGTTTGAAGGAGGTTGAGTTAATCCCATTTATTGGAAGGTGGGAAAGTACAATGGAACGATTAGGTAGACTCGACTTCTACCGTGATTCAGACCTTACATTCGAGGACGTTATGGATGACATGCATAATAATCGTCCAATAATGGCGTTATATTATGATCATGGAGTGGGTCACGTGGTTGTCATAGTCGGTTATGTAGATAGACCAGGTTCAGATGATGATAGTGTGGTTATAAACGATCCTTCGCCTCTCGGGGAAGGAGAGGTGCAAATAAAGCCTTGGAAGGACGTAAAAGCACGCATGCTCTACGCACTGGGGCCCATCCGTATCAATGCTATTCGCACTTTGTCCCAAACAATCGAAGGAACAATTTTAGTTTTTCAAGAAAGTCAGCACAAGCTTTACTTACATATCTATGATTCTCAAGAACGCCACGTGGGAATGAATTATACACTTGACAAGGTCGAAGTTGAAATACCAGACGCAAAATATCTAGACTTCAACACTACAACAATGGTCGTTTTACCTCCTAACATTTCAGATTTTCGTTACGTAATAGACGCAAAATATGCTACGGAAGTAATAGAGGACTACAGCCTCGTAATAACCAGCTTAAGACAAGGAACACTGATCTCAGAGATTAAAAAGAGTGGAGTCATTGAACAGGGCGATGAGATAGAAGATACATTATATGTATCAACAGGAGGTAGCATATCAGGAATAGAAACCAAGTCGTGGTGGATGGGGTATGCACCCTGGCTCATATTTGGGGCTATTTGTATCGTTGTTGCTTCGGCTAGTGTCATTTTTAGGAGAAGAGGAAAAAACACAAAAGACTAACTCTCGCATGCATACTATAGGATATCTGTAGAACGTGGAATTTATCCTAGCTATTTTGAAGGCTCTTCTGTTTCCAGCAGAAAATCAGAAAACTGTTGGCTGGAAACAGTGAAACAAAAAGTGCATTTTGTTTCAAGTCCATTGTCCACACAAAAAGAAGACCACACTTGTGCGGCTAGATTTGAAGTTTAGACAAAATCTCGGCCGGAGCACCAAGTGACTATCTCTTAAATTTTTGCAAGTGCTTGGGCATCTCATTCTTTAGAAACATCGTTTTACCATGCTCGATTGTCTTGTTTCCGGGGCTAATCGCCAACGCCTTGTTGCAGTATTCAATTGCTTTTCCACGTTTTCCCAACAGATAGTAAGACCATGCTTTATTGTACAAAGCGTACTCATTTCTTGGATTAATTTCCAACGCTTTCTCAGAATATTTTAAAGCCTCTTCGGGCTTGCCGAGATCAATCAGAGCCCAACTTTTGTTAAATAACGCGGTGCCGTTGTTTGGATTAATCTTCAACGCTTCATCTGCACATTTAATTGCTTCTAAAGATAGCTGCCAGTTTTTCTCAGAGTTCGCCAACTCGTTCAGAGCGTTAGCTTTAATGGCTAGAGCCTTGTCATTTCTAGGATTTTTCTTCAATATTTCATCGAGGCATTCTATAGCCTCATTGATTTTCCGTGAACCATAGATTAAATTCCATATTCTTTCTTCCCATTTTCTCTTCATCAAGCTACATCACACGTTGGAATAATGGATTTGGAAGTTACTTTATTTTACAATGTAAGACCTATGAGCACACATTTTTTAAGTTTAATCTTTTTATACAATATTGGATTTCCTCTTTCGAAAGGTGTATGTAATGAGTAAGAGAAAGAAGCTTGAAAGTAGGATTCTCTCGTTGTTTAGTCAAGTTGATAAGCCTTTAACTTTAGCTGAAACCTCGCAACGTCTCGGAGAGTCTTCAAAAAATGTTTACAAAGCTTTACGACATTTGTTCGAAAAAGGAAAAATTTACACCGAAGGTAGGCGATATAAACTTTCCAGTTCGAATTCTGGTGGTACGTAAGCCAGGGCGCAGAGAGTTGAAGGAGTGAGTGTGAACGTCCATTCGAAAGAGAACAGTTCATTTTACGATCATTACCGAGCAGGTAGTCTTTCTGCAAACCCCATGACTTACGCTGCCTAGCAGTAGTTCTTTTATTCTACTCACTCCTCTCGCTCCCATAACAATCAAATCAATCTT
This genomic stretch from Candidatus Bathyarchaeota archaeon harbors:
- a CDS encoding universal stress protein; this translates as RIGNKILAEAKHTVKKQKLLVKAVLKEGDAVHEIVRTTKEEKIDLIVMGARGVSRIKELLLGSVSHGVCRKTTCSVMIVK
- a CDS encoding tetratricopeptide repeat protein, which encodes MKRKWEERIWNLIYGSRKINEAIECLDEILKKNPRNDKALAIKANALNELANSEKNWQLSLEAIKCADEALKINPNNGTALFNKSWALIDLGKPEEALKYSEKALEINPRNEYALYNKAWSYYLLGKRGKAIEYCNKALAISPGNKTIEHGKTMFLKNEMPKHLQKFKR